In a genomic window of Shouchella clausii:
- a CDS encoding tripartite tricarboxylate transporter substrate binding protein, whose protein sequence is MKTHMLCPVLLASALLFSGCTTIGFHAPTSGSEKKLPSASQIDAYPNRPIEIIVPTGAGGDTDLGARLLGRYLGEEMDTSFIVTNIAGAGGSMGSREVLEADPDGYKVLFFHNNLLINKLYGLSTFNHNDFKIAGIALMDHGDTFIVHGDAPYQTANELAQAAIEQPGELSFATEVGGYTHLQMMAFEEATGADLKPIDVGGASDKLVALLGNQVDIVPIAYGVTADYIENGDFASVGVLSSEQHALYDNTPTFLEQGIDIEFEKFFFFAFPQETPDAIVARFSEALKEVVENNEAYREQAESYYTIPTYIAPEEATRYMDDVSHSYERLIERLETQMD, encoded by the coding sequence GTGAAAACACATATGCTTTGTCCTGTTCTTTTGGCTTCTGCCCTGTTGTTCTCAGGCTGTACAACGATTGGCTTTCATGCGCCGACATCTGGTTCAGAAAAGAAATTACCCTCTGCCAGCCAGATTGACGCCTATCCGAACCGCCCGATTGAAATTATTGTCCCGACTGGAGCCGGCGGGGACACCGATTTAGGAGCACGGCTTCTTGGCCGTTATTTAGGTGAAGAAATGGATACATCGTTTATTGTCACAAATATTGCCGGAGCGGGAGGAAGCATGGGCTCCAGGGAAGTGCTCGAAGCCGATCCAGACGGCTATAAAGTCTTGTTTTTCCACAACAACTTGCTCATCAACAAGCTATATGGCTTATCAACTTTTAATCACAATGATTTTAAGATTGCCGGCATTGCCCTAATGGATCACGGCGACACGTTTATTGTTCATGGGGATGCCCCTTACCAAACGGCAAACGAATTAGCGCAAGCTGCCATCGAACAGCCTGGTGAACTTTCGTTTGCAACGGAGGTCGGTGGCTATACACATTTGCAGATGATGGCGTTTGAGGAAGCGACAGGAGCGGACTTAAAGCCAATTGATGTCGGTGGCGCGTCTGACAAACTCGTAGCCCTTTTAGGCAACCAAGTTGACATTGTCCCGATCGCCTACGGGGTAACAGCCGATTATATTGAAAATGGCGATTTCGCCTCAGTCGGCGTCCTGTCATCAGAACAACATGCCCTATATGACAACACGCCTACTTTTTTAGAGCAAGGCATTGATATAGAGTTTGAGAAATTTTTCTTCTTTGCTTTTCCGCAAGAAACGCCCGATGCGATTGTCGCCCGCTTTTCTGAAGCACTAAAAGAAGTCGTAGAAAACAATGAAGCCTACCGCGAGCAGGCTGAATCGTATTACACCATCCCGACTTATATCGCCCCTGAAGAAGCGACACGATATATGGATGATGTGAGTCATTCCTACGAGCGCTTGATAGAGCGTCTAGAAACACAAATGGACTAA